A single window of Salvia splendens isolate huo1 chromosome 6, SspV2, whole genome shotgun sequence DNA harbors:
- the LOC121806345 gene encoding origin of replication complex subunit 5-like → MSKEESPLVGRRTTRSSLNSTPNSKAHQEVPKATYLSRPLTIKDLVFHGEPISLDELISSFPGRRGQILDLVQFLGPLNSPMIPLFVYGGASTGKTSTVLYMFRHLKRPFIYCSCVSCYSPRILFESILNQLLLHRKNENGCYLSAKRCERPSDFVNLLREALTALIESLKGNTGKSSSKKLSSQVNGRMVYLVFDHLELVREWDKSESIIPLLFNLYNLLKIPEVGMIFISRASLDTFQSDTGYLEPFPIYFPEYTEDDLRQIFMINQANPKLYSSLLELVLRPFYRITRRIDELSTAFSPLFKKYCEPLGDSVTAPVGDMTRKLFSHLQPFISISLNETFTLSSQALLKDRNMRKSVFKKPGETLDEIEFHMSTSAKYLLISAFLASRNPATLDASLFDSTGGTDNRKRKRKVSEKSIDQKEAKEQEILMKGPGTFPLERLLAIHQCITSVGEYSLDDEGLQNGESGADGSDSGSVSDILLQLSSLCSANFITKGGSCPLEGSTRYRSIVSEDIVLRVARSLKFPLSKYLYRR, encoded by the exons ATGTCCAAAGAGGAAAGTCCACTAGTTGGTAGAAGAACCACAAGATCATCTCTGAATTCTACACCAAACTCAAAAGCTCATCAGGAGGTTCCAAAGGCTACTTATCTTTCACGGCCATTGACTATCAAAGACCTTGTGTTCCATGGTGAACCAATAAGCCTTGATGAGTTGATCAGTTCTTTTCCAGGAAGGAGAGGTCAAATTCTTGATTTGGTTCAGTTTTTGGGACCTTTAAATTCACCCATGATTCCGTTATTTGTCTATGGAGGTGCTTCAACAGGAAAAACGAGCACCGTACTATATATGTTCAGGCACTTGAAGCGTCCGTTCATTTATTGTAGTTGTGTCTCTTGTTATAGTCCTAGGATACTGTTTGAGTCCATATTGAATCAGCTTTTGCTTCATAGGAAGAATGAGAATGGTTGTTATTTGAGTGCCAAACGGTGTGAAAGGCCATCTGACTTTGTCAATTTACTACGTGAAGCTTTGACTGCTCTCATAGAGAGCCTCAAAGGGAATACGGGAAAATCTAGCTCTAAAAAATTATCTTCACAGGTCAATGGGAGGATGGTTTACTTGGTATTTGATCATCTAGAGCTTGTAAGGGAATGGGATAAGAGTGAGAGTATAATACCCCTCTTGTTTAATTTGTACAACCTTCTTAAAATCCCTGAGGTTGGTATGATTTTTATCAGTAGAGCGTCGCTGGATACATTTCAGTCAGACACAGGCTATCTTGAACCTTTCCCCATCTATTTTCCTGAGTACACAGAAGATGATTTGCGACAGATATTCATGATTAATCAAGCAAATCCTAAGCTATATTCATCTTTACTGGA GTTGGTGTTGAGGCCATTCTATAGGATTACAAGACGGATCGATGAATTATCTACTGCATTTTCTCCGTTATTTAAGAAGTATTGTGAGCCACTTGGTGATTCGGTAACTGCCCCCGTTGGAGACATGACGAGGAAATTATTTAGTCATCTTCAACCGTTTATCTCAATATCCCTGAATGAGACGTTTACCCTTTCTTCTCAAGCTCTGCTTAAAGATAGGAACATGAGGAAGTCTGTTTTTAAGAAGCCTGGGGAAACTTTAGATGAGATTGAGTTCCATATGTCTACTTCTGCCAAATATCTGCTCATCTCTGCCTTTCTTGCTTCACGGAATCCAGCAACCCTTGATGCCTCACTTTTTGATTCAacaggaggaactgacaatcgaaAAAGAAAGCGAAA GGTCTCTGAAAAATCAATTGACCAGAAAGAAGCGAAAGAACAAGAAATACTCATGAAAGGACCAGGAACTTTTCCGCTAGAGAGGTTGTTGGCCATACATCAATGCATCACATCAGTTGGGGAATATTCACTTGATGATGAAGGGCTACAAAATGGTGAATCGGGAGCTGATGGTTCTGATAGTGGATCAGTGTCCGACATTCTCTTGCAATTATCCAGTCTATGTAGTGCTAATTTTATTACGAAAGGTGGAAGCTGCCCACTGGAAGGCTCAACACGGTATCGATCTATAGTGTCTGAAGATATAGTGTTGAGG GTGGCAAGGAGTCTGAAGTTCCCATTGTCAAAATACTTGTACAGAAGATAG